The genomic DNA gactgtgaagggcttgttgttctgtttcaagcttgcaaggtctcgtacagccttctcctccagattccggtccagaaagatgaagtccatttgatcaagcattccgtccagctggctctcagtagctcctttcttagcaaaccgctccatccagggcagcacctgcatagcagccccatctgttagacggccaaaagcataccacatacgatcataggcattgcccaaggcttctttatcgacctcaagtttagcgcgcagcttgcttcgaaacggacggtagagacttcggtttcgaccatcaaagacttctgggtctgtcagcttgggtcgaggtctcctaacagggtccgccattggttggggggctatctcttcaatagtcggttgtggcaagggctctctgggtgggctcgtcaactcttctttgagacgacgaagatcttcaatccgccgttcttccatttgttgcagttgtcgttgaagtcctgcaataactgcgacaagatcttgtgggacaggagtggtggtccctcctgagtgtatattgtctcccatgttgccgtcggtttggtcgtttgactcgtggtcgctgatttccgctgaaaatgtggtcatatgactgacttgactattgatttgtttgtaaatagctcaactatccgtgaatttcgatgtctgatatccgatgtccaatgtatccagttatccggtatgtccaatcgttcaatgtgtccagtgtgtccagtgtttccagtgtgtccagtgtgtccagtgtgtccagtgtgcgatgtacgatccgttgcgcgttcaatccgatgcgtaatccgttgttcaataaataagtagatagatgagggcgaacgagttctaatgtaatgggccgaagccttgctatctaatatatagatatgtacaaaagaactcgttggggaaaggaaagaaagaaagaaagaaagacacgctggcggtggatttatatactcgtgatcaggtgatctacgatcacctgacttcggcacgctcttgtgaatagcttcaatcgagaaccatttatggttcgaggtgcctttcgggcctagcccgttacactgCACCTGACCATGGCGGGCCTGCGGGGCTTCGTGCGCACCCAGGTGGAGCTGGCCCAGGTGGAGCTGGAGGGGCTGTTCCTGCTGCATGAGGAGGAGACCCGggaggcggtggtgccgCGCCTGGCCCTGGTGGAGCTGGCAGACGACCCGACCAACAACCGGCGTGGATGGAACTTCCTGCAGGACCACCGCACCCGTGCAGCGCTGCCCACCACAGGAGAGCAATGGCTGATGGACCGGGTGGTGGCCACCGACTGGCTGCGGGCTGAGTGGGTGGGGGTGCGGCCGCATGACCACCAGGTGATGTGGCACACCACCGTGGTGGATGCCTACCTGGGACAGGTGGACCAGTTCCTGGAGcggctgctcctgctgatgCACCTGACTGCTGGGCAGCCGGCGCGGGCcactgagctgctggggatCCGACACAGCAACACTGTGTGTGGCCAGCATCGCAATCTCTTCATCGAGCATGGGGTGGTCAGTCTGGTGACGGCATACCACAAGGGATACAGCATGACAGGGTCCaccaagatcatccatcgCTACCTCCCGGCGGAGGTCAGTGAGCTTGTGGTGTACTATCTATGGCTGATCCTGCCCTTTGCACGGGCAGTGCAGGCCCTGGCCCATGGCACCCGGCAGGCACGCTCCCCCTTCCTGTGGCCACGGGGCCCCAATCTGGCAGCGGGGGCATGGGACAGTGGCCGGCTGCGGGGGGTGCTCCAGCGTGAGGCCCACATACAtctgtgtcacaacctggcttctctcgtgtcgtacctagggttctagttagttgtatttcgagactgaacacttaccttaagtgttcccaagtagtcgtatgctcaatgccccttcgggtccgattcggtatgtcgtatgcgttgatgggtatgtcgccccctccaggctccgtagttcaatagtcgttgatgggtatatcgccccctccaggctccgtaagataatcaacaagtaggaacggtaaag from Aspergillus chevalieri M1 DNA, chromosome 1, nearly complete sequence includes the following:
- a CDS encoding uncharacterized protein (COG:S;~EggNog:ENOG410PMWZ); translated protein: MAGLRGFVRTQVELAQVELEGLFLLHEEETREAVVPRLALVELADDPTNNRRGWNFLQDHRTRAALPTTGEQWLMDRVVATDWLRAEWVGVRPHDHQVMWHTTVVDAYLGQVDQFLERLLLLMHLTAGQPARATELLGIRHSNTVCGQHRNLFIEHGVVSLVTAYHKGYSMTGSTKIIHRYLPAEVSELVVYYLWLILPFARAVQALAHGTRQARSPFLWPRGPNLAAGAWDSGRLRGVLQREAHIHLCHNLASLVSYLGF